GCCGCCCTCCCGCTCCTGGTGGCGGGAGCCGTCTTGTTCTACGCTGGCCGACAACTGCCCCGGGTCGGCTCGCCCGACTCCCCCGCTTCGATCCATGTCTCTCCGCGTTACATCGAGAATGCCTACCGGGAGACCGGAGCCACCAACATGGTCACCGCCGTGCTCGCCGATTACCGGAGCTACGACACGCTGGGTGAAACGGTCGTGATCTTCACCGCGGGCCTCGCCTGTCTGCTCATCCTCGGCGCCTTTCGGGTTCGCGGCGAGGAGGCGGCACCCCGGGATCACATGGACTACTCCTTCGGCAGCGACGTGCTGGACGCCACGAGTCGCATTTTGATCCCCTTCCTCGTCCTGTTCGCCGTCTACGTGGTCGTGCACGGGCACACGAGTCCGGGCGGCGGTTTCCAAGGCGGAACCATTCTGGCCGCAGCCTTGATCCTCGTCCGGCTCGTGAGAGGAAGCGCCGAAGGGGTCGGAATGAGTCTCAGGGGCATGCTGGTGATCGCGAGCGCCGGCGTGGGGCTCTACGCGGCCATCGGTCTCGTCAGCCTGTTCTTCGACAGGAATTTCCTCGATTACGCCGGTCTTCCCATTCCTTACGAGGGAGGCCACCTGCGGGAGTTGGGCTCGCTTGGAATCGAGGTCGGCGTTTTCTTCGGAGTCACTGCCGTACTCGTTCTCATATTCGATGCTCTCACGACCGGGGCCGAGGAGTGACGTGAACACCCTCTGGAGCTCGATGGATTATTTCCTGACTTCCATTCTGTTTCTCGTCGGCCTCTACGGAATTCTGATACGGCCTCATCTCGTGAGAAAGCTCATGGCGATGAACATTTTGCAGGTGGCGGTCATCGTCTTCTTCATCACCCTCGGGTACAAAGACGGCGCCACCCCTCCGATCGAACGGGCTTATGACGAAAGTCCGGTCGCCCGGGATTACATCAACCCGCTGCCCCACACCCTGATGCTCACCGCCATCGTAGTCAGCGTGAGCACGACCGGTGTAGCCCTGTCCCTCCTCGTTCGAATCTACCGCCGTTTCGGCACGTTGGATGAAAACCAGCTGCTGAAGAAGCTGAAATAATTCATGAGGCACGCTCCGATTCTGGTCGTGCTGGCTCCCTTGCTGAGCGCTCTGGCGAGTCCCCTGATCGCCTATGCATCGGCGGCCGCCGCCCGGGGGGTCACGAGGCTCGCTCTGGGAATCTCTCTCGTCTGCTCGGCTTTTGCGCTTTCTCGGGCCTTGGCGGAGGGCTCCTGGCACTATCATCTCGCCGGTTGGGAGCCTCCCTGGGGAATCGAGATTGTCATCGACCCTCTCGGCGGCGTGATGGCGGTTCTCGTCTCGGCGATGGGGCTTCTCGGCGCCATCTACAGCGAAGCCTATCTGAGCACCGCGACCGACGAGCGCGCGGGGATCTTCTACAGCGTCTTCTCCCTGCTCGTCACCGGTCTGCTCGGCATCGTGGTGACGGGCGACCTCTTCAACCTCTACGTCTTTCTCGAAATCTCCTCTCTATCCGCCTACGCGCTCCTGGCGACGGGGGGAAGCCGCGCCGTGGTCGCGACGTTTCGCTACCTGCTGGTCGGCACCGTGGCGGCGAGCTTCTACCTCATCGGCGTGGGCTATCTCTACGCCGTGACCGGAACTCTGAACATGGCGGACATGTCCGCGAGGCTCGAGGTGCCCCCGGACTCCCCGGTCATTCTCGTGGGCGTTTCCTTCATCGTAATCGGGCTCGCGATCAAGGCGGCGCTCTTTCCCCTCCACGGATGGCTTCCCGACGCCTACACGTTTGCGCCCGGGCCGGTCATCGGCTTCGTTGCCGCGGTGATGTCGAAGGTCAGCGCCTACGCCCTGTACCGAATCCTGTACTTCGTCTTCCGGGCGGGGAGCGCGCCGGGTGAGCCGATGATGCTCCTCGGGTGGGCATCGGCCCTCGCCGTTGTCGCCGGATCGCTCATGGCGGTGGCGCAGAAGGACGTGCAGCGTATGCTCGCGTACTCGAGTATCGGCCAAATGGGATACATCATCATGGGTGTCGCGATCGGCACCCCCTTGGCCCTCATCGGGGCTTTGCTGCACGTCGTCAACCATGCCGTCATGAAGGGGTGCCTGTTCATGGCGGTCAACGGTGTCCAGTGGCAAGCGGGCATCTTCCGGATCCAAGACTTTACCGGTGTAGCCAAACGCTTTCCCATCACCATGACGGCCTTTACGACGGCGGCTCTTTCCATGATCGGACTGCCGCCCACCGCCGGCTTCTTCAGCAAGTACTACCTCGCTCTCGCCGCCGTCGAGACCGGTCACGTGCCCTTTCTCGTGGCGCTCTTGCTTTCCAGCTTGCTCGGAGCCGTCTATTTTTTCCGCGTCATCGAACGCGCCTATTTGATGGAGCGCGACGAGCCCGCACCCGCCACGACGAGAGACCTTCCGAGCTCCATGTTGATTCCGATCGTCGCTCTGGCGCTCGGCGTGGTGCTTCTCGGAGTCTTCAACCAAACCGTGGCGAACCAGCTGCTCGCACCGGGGCTTCCCTAGTAAATCATGACGATCATCGATTTCTTCGTCGCCAACCGGCCCCTGGCGGCGCTGACGGTGTCACTGCTCGCCGTGGTCGCGATCTGGATTCTGAGGAATCACGCGAACGCGAGGGAGTTCGTAACCCTTTCGGCCGCGGTCGCAAAATTCGCAATCGTCCTCTCGATGCTGCCGCGAGTGCTCGACGGCGAGGTGATCGACTCGAGCTCCTGGGATCTCGTGCCGGGCTACTCCTTGCATCTGAGGGCCGACGCACTGGGGATGGTCTTCGCATTGCTGGCGTCGGTGCTATGGATCGTGACCTCGATCTATTCGATCGGCTACATGCGAAGCGGAGGTTACCGGCATCAGACGACGTATTTTGCCAGCTTCGCAGTTTGTCTGTCCGCCACGATCGGCATCGCCTTTGCGGCCAACGTAGTGACATTCGTGGTTTTCTACGAGATCCTCACCATCGCTACTTATCCTCTGGTGGTTCACCGACGAACCGTCGAAGCGATCGCCGCCGGACGAAAGTACCTCGTCTATACGCTCGTCGCTGGCCAAGCGCTGCTGGTCGCCGTACTTTGGACAGCAAACCTGGCTCCGGGAGCCGCGTTCGAGCCCGGGGGATTTCTGAGCGGCACGAGCTCGAGATTCTCGCTCTCGTTGCTGTTCGTACTGTTCATCGCCGGTGTCGGGGTCAAAGCGGCCATCATGCCACTTCACGGCTGGCTTCCCGCCGCTATGGTCGCACCCACGCCCGTCAGCGCCCTCCTTCATGCGGTGGCGGTGGTGAAGGCGGGAACGTTCGCATGTCTTCGAATCGTCGGATTCGTCTTTGGTGTGGACCTTCTTTCCGAGCTCGGCATGGACGTCGTTCTCGCGCTCGCCGCCGGCTTCACCATACTTTTCGGATCGATTCGGGCGCTTGGTGAGAATCATCTCAAAAGAAGGCTGGCTTACTCGACGGTGAGTCAGCTCTCCTATATCGTCTTGGGTGCGGCTCTGGGCTCCTTCCATTCGCTTGCGGGAGCGATATTTCACATGGTGGCGCACGGATTCATGAAGATCACGCTCTTCTTCTGCGCGGGCTCCATCTACACCCGGACCCACAAGGAGTACATCGCCGAGCTCGGGGGGCTGGGTCGCTCGATGCCGGTCACGTTCGCGGCATTCACTCTGGGCGCACTCGGGCTGTCAGGCATGCCTCTTCTCGTGGGATTCGTGAGCAAGTGGAATCTCGGGCTCGGAGCCCTCGAGGCGGGAGCCCCCGCCTATCTCGCGCTCCTCGTCGTGAGCGGTCTTCTGAACTTCGCCTATTTCTTTCCCATCGTCCACGCGGGTTTCTTCCGGGGCGAGGCGGGGCGGTTTCGATTCGACGAAGCGTCGCCCGCTCTCTGGATTCCCCTCGCGCTGACGGCCGTATTCTCGATCGTTCTCGGCGTCGCTCCCGACTTCGTGCTGTCTTTGTATCGCCTCGCTTTCGTTGCTGCCCAAGGTCTCACCGAGGCAGGTCCGATTCTCTTCGCGGCAGGTTCCCAGTGAGTCCCCGCCCCTTTTGGTTGGCCGCGGCTTCCATCCTCCTCATCACCATTGCCCTCGAGATTGTCTTCTCTCATCTGGCTCACACGGAATTCCCCTGGCATCGATTCCCTTCGTTCGATTTCGTCTACGGCCTCTTAGGCTGCGCCGTCATCGTTCTCGTCTCGAAATGGCTGGGTCACGCGTTCCTCCAGAGAGACGAGAACTACTACGATGAGGAAGAGAATTGACAGCGCTCCACCCGGCATTCGTTCTTTTCATCACGGCGCTTCTGGCAGCGCTCACGGCGAGCGGGACGAGACGCGTGGTCGTTGTTTTGGGTTCCGTTATCGCCCTGCTCTCGTGGACGGGACTCGACTTCTCGTCGAGGCTGGATGTGAACTTCGGCGACTATAGGCTGTCGCTGCTCCACGTGGACCCTCTGAGCCTGGTATTTGGCCTCGTCTTCGCGCTCGTCGCCTTCATCGGCGCCATCTATGCGCTGCATCTCGACCGCCGGAGCGAAACAGTGGCGACGCTCGCCTATGCCGGAAGCTCCCTCGGCGTCGTCTTTGCCGGCGA
The DNA window shown above is from Vicinamibacteria bacterium and carries:
- a CDS encoding monovalent cation/H+ antiporter subunit D family protein gives rise to the protein MRHAPILVVLAPLLSALASPLIAYASAAAARGVTRLALGISLVCSAFALSRALAEGSWHYHLAGWEPPWGIEIVIDPLGGVMAVLVSAMGLLGAIYSEAYLSTATDERAGIFYSVFSLLVTGLLGIVVTGDLFNLYVFLEISSLSAYALLATGGSRAVVATFRYLLVGTVAASFYLIGVGYLYAVTGTLNMADMSARLEVPPDSPVILVGVSFIVIGLAIKAALFPLHGWLPDAYTFAPGPVIGFVAAVMSKVSAYALYRILYFVFRAGSAPGEPMMLLGWASALAVVAGSLMAVAQKDVQRMLAYSSIGQMGYIIMGVAIGTPLALIGALLHVVNHAVMKGCLFMAVNGVQWQAGIFRIQDFTGVAKRFPITMTAFTTAALSMIGLPPTAGFFSKYYLALAAVETGHVPFLVALLLSSLLGAVYFFRVIERAYLMERDEPAPATTRDLPSSMLIPIVALALGVVLLGVFNQTVANQLLAPGLP
- the mbhE gene encoding hydrogen gas-evolving membrane-bound hydrogenase subunit E gives rise to the protein AALPLLVAGAVLFYAGRQLPRVGSPDSPASIHVSPRYIENAYRETGATNMVTAVLADYRSYDTLGETVVIFTAGLACLLILGAFRVRGEEAAPRDHMDYSFGSDVLDATSRILIPFLVLFAVYVVVHGHTSPGGGFQGGTILAAALILVRLVRGSAEGVGMSLRGMLVIASAGVGLYAAIGLVSLFFDRNFLDYAGLPIPYEGGHLRELGSLGIEVGVFFGVTAVLVLIFDALTTGAEE
- a CDS encoding proton-conducting transporter membrane subunit; this translates as MTIIDFFVANRPLAALTVSLLAVVAIWILRNHANAREFVTLSAAVAKFAIVLSMLPRVLDGEVIDSSSWDLVPGYSLHLRADALGMVFALLASVLWIVTSIYSIGYMRSGGYRHQTTYFASFAVCLSATIGIAFAANVVTFVVFYEILTIATYPLVVHRRTVEAIAAGRKYLVYTLVAGQALLVAVLWTANLAPGAAFEPGGFLSGTSSRFSLSLLFVLFIAGVGVKAAIMPLHGWLPAAMVAPTPVSALLHAVAVVKAGTFACLRIVGFVFGVDLLSELGMDVVLALAAGFTILFGSIRALGENHLKRRLAYSTVSQLSYIVLGAALGSFHSLAGAIFHMVAHGFMKITLFFCAGSIYTRTHKEYIAELGGLGRSMPVTFAAFTLGALGLSGMPLLVGFVSKWNLGLGALEAGAPAYLALLVVSGLLNFAYFFPIVHAGFFRGEAGRFRFDEASPALWIPLALTAVFSIVLGVAPDFVLSLYRLAFVAAQGLTEAGPILFAAGSQ
- a CDS encoding cation:proton antiporter subunit C, producing MNTLWSSMDYFLTSILFLVGLYGILIRPHLVRKLMAMNILQVAVIVFFITLGYKDGATPPIERAYDESPVARDYINPLPHTLMLTAIVVSVSTTGVALSLLVRIYRRFGTLDENQLLKKLK